In the genome of Vicia villosa cultivar HV-30 ecotype Madison, WI linkage group LG7, Vvil1.0, whole genome shotgun sequence, one region contains:
- the LOC131620627 gene encoding histone H4 yields the protein MSGRGKGGKGLGKGGAKRHRKVLRDNIQGITKPAIRRLARRGGVKRISGLIYEETRGVLKIFLENVIRDAVTYTEHARRKTVTAMDVVYALKRQGRTLYGFGG from the coding sequence ATGTCTGGAAGAGGTAAAGGTGGAAAGGGTTTGGGAAAGGGTGGAGCGAAGCGTCATCGGAAAGTTCTGAGAGATAATATTCAAGGAATTACCAAACCTGCTATTCGTCGTCTTGCTAGGCGTGGTGGTGTGAAGCGTATAAGTGGTTTGATCTATGAAGAAACTCGTGGTGTTCTCAAGATCTTTCTTGAAAATGTTATTCGTGATGCTGTGACTTACACTGAACACGCTCGCCGTAAGACAGTTACTGCTATGGATGTTGTTTATGCGCTCAAGAGGCAAGGAAGGACCCTTTATGGTTTTGGGGGTtag